TAAGCATTGATTGGCTACTTTTACGGTGTAAACTGTTGGAATATTACCATTTCCTGTGTAGTCTTTAAAATGTCTCACAATTTTGCTGCATGTCTGGTTGTGTACATACTCGTTTGGCTCTATACAAATGTAAATCTTGTAGAAGACATGTCCTTTTATGAGTCCAGACTGCAACTCTGTACATATGTTTTGTAAAAGATATGAAATACAGTGCTACAATTTTAAAGAGATTCTTAGATATTTATGAAAAGTGTCTTTTAAACATGTTTCTCTTACTAGTAGAGAATAAAAGTGAAGAGCAATATGTGAACCTGCAAGTCAAATGTTTGGTTcattaattatgattttatttttactgctgttttggagggaaaaaaaaatatttacccagATGatctaaatttttttatttatttattttttactttttttttaatgttttttttagtagAATGCTatcaattttagattttttaaaggcATTAAAACCTGTAATTaatttgtgtatatatgtatgttttacatttacacaaaTACAGTTCTAACATTTAATTAGCCCTTTTCGTGAAAGAAAGAGCTGTAAGTGTTAAATTCCCTGGATTATTTTTTCACTGTAATGCAGCAAAAACAAACCACCGTTTTGACAGTTTGGAGTGACATCGTAAAACATTCTTCAGAACTACAGAAATTCAGACGCGTTACATGattagtgtttatttaaaatactccATCTGCAAATGATTTCAATTAAAAACTGACAGTTCACAGCTAGTAGCCTACATAgtaagcaaaaaacaaacaaaagaaaccaGTCTGTTTTTGTCTCTATGGTATTCTGCATAATGTCACAGCCAAAGGTGGGGCAAAGAACGAGTTTTGTCCATTCGACTTGGTCTTGGAGTGGTCGTTGTTCCAAGAAAAAGCCCTACGAAAGAACGGCATTAGATCTGCGGATGCCCACTAGGTTATCTGCACTGAGTGATCTCCTCATGGCCACTCTGCTCAGATCCTTGTACTTATCCTCACATAGTCTTGAGATAGcctttgaaataaaaaacaatttatatgAGAAGGTTCGTAATTAAATTGACCCATTAGAAAAAGAAGTATGACTTGAGTACATTTTGTAGGTATGCAGCCCACCTCTAATTTCTGTGCGCGTTCGTTGCTCAATGGTTCCAAAGGAAAGCTCAGGTTGTTGTCGTCTGCTAAAGAGCGCAGGTCAAAGTAATACTTGGCGTAGACGCTGGCCGGGACGTTAATGTTAAACTGTAGCAGCTCCAGAAAATGTCTCTCCATCTCATTCCTAAAAAATGTATAGAGATTCAAGAGTCAGGAGTGTCTTTTCTGGTTTAAAATCACAGACAATAGTACCAATGTAAATAAAGCTTAAAGATATGATATTAAAGCAGACAAATTTGAAAAATGAGCAACATGAAAACTATACAATACATTATTGGCAAAGCTACAATACACTTTTCAATATTTTCAtttgtctttagtgtcacatgatccttcagaaatcatttctaatatgctgatttggtgattatGACTATCAAAGAAAACATATGTGCTGcttatatttctgtggaaactgtgataggtttttttttttcaagattgattcggttcagtcgctaGGGGCAACAAATGGAGTGGGCGAGAGCCTGGACCATTGTAGAGGAGTCTGAGAGCACTTGAAGCCAGCCAGCCCAGAGACTCACAAAGACTGCTTCAATGAAAGGGATGAAAATAGAGCGAAGGGGCAAAGAGGAGAGAAGAGGGCCATGGCCTTTAATATACACAATCATGTAGAACAGCACAAAAACAGACACGTCCTCACATAAACATGTCTGTGTCATTTATATGGATATTGAGACAtgagaacaaacaaaaaaaacaaggttttgAAGTGTGTCGTTTCATTTTTTTGAAAACCTTGCATGCTCGTTCCGAGGGATATGGGAAGTTGTGAGGTCTGTAGGAGTTGTTGACAGGAAAGAGTCAGGAATGAAGTGAAACAGGGTACTGTCTCCTCACTGCAGCACATCTTGGATTTTGGAAGGTGCGTTGATGTATCACATCAAGACGTTTTGTTCTAGATTATTTTGACCGCACAAATGAGCTGTAACATTTCAGCAGAGCACACACTGACTATATTATCTCACTCACATGTCCTCAACAGTGATGTCTTTGAGGATCTGACAGTAGTCAACGTTCCACACGGCCTGATCGTCCCAGACTTTCGAGGCCAGTAGGATGGCTCCCAGAACAATCCTCTTCCAGTTAGATGGGCAAATATCCAGCTCGGCATACGTCAACAGCCTCTCCAAATATACCTGCAGCAAAGACAGCGGACACGAATGTGCTCAAAAGATGGTCTTCCAAAGGTAACTTGTGATATGGCATCATTCTGTGTGAATTAGAATGAAAATACTGGAAACTCTTGAACATTTAGTTCATTAACACTAGTGTTACTTATGAAAAATCtattaataatacttttacagcattttatAATTTCAGAAAGAAATAAGGAATTTGTCTTGATGTTATTTAATCTAGGTTAATGGTCATTTCTACatacattacatttcaaaatttggGGGTtggttaagtgtttttttttttttttactcaaggtTACATTTAGACTCCTGAACAGAGATCCTGTATTATAACTGAATCTAaattaacaatgagcaataagctagattaataaatgctgtaaaaactgttgttcattgtttgttcgtGATACCTAAAAATTCAACCTTATTGTACAATGTTTTATTACACATATTTGATTGGAAATAATCATATGTTACTGGTTGTGAGGTAAAAGGATGAAGTTGGAATCGAGTCTGGACCAATACTGGCTAAACAAACACATAATGATCCATTCTCTGGTGCTCTACTGTCCTCTAGTGGACATCAGGAACATGTAtctaagcaaaaaaaataaataaaatttataattttattaatttttaataaaaatttctaataaatttttaaaaattaaaaaaaaaaagcctctgcTTTATGTTCGACTCTGTCTTTTTCTCATTCTACAGAATACGCTGAAAATGGACCAGTCCAGTCAGAAAGGCTGCTATTCTCTTACCAGAGTGACGATCGCACACTCGGCTGTGAGCTGCGCTGCACTGAACAGTGTCCGGACGAATCGGTAGATGAGTTTGTGTTCGGGGTCTGTGCGGGAGTAATCATCAGGAACCTGCTCCCTCTGCCAAAGGTAGCATTTATACACATTATATGCTAAATATGTTCAAAACTTCTAGCTCAGCTTCAAGCTCAAATGCGTTTTACGGTTCATTTAATAGAAGTGTAAAGTCTTCTGAAACTTCTGAAAACTAAAACGGGGCAGTcgttgcctaatggttagagagtcggacttgctcCGGTGTGTATTCacgatttgtgtgtgtttgttcactactcactgctgtgtgtgtgcacttggatggggtAAATGCAGATCACAAATTACAATTATGGGACTCCATACTTAAATACACATCactttcacattttaaaatgtcattatgaAGACACCAAGACACCTACTATTACAAAGAGTCCCTGTCATTGTGGCAAGTGGTAGACCATAAGCTAACCATACGGGATAAGAGTGAGAAAAAATAACCGATGACTTACAAAG
The genomic region above belongs to Carassius carassius chromosome 11, fCarCar2.1, whole genome shotgun sequence and contains:
- the LOC132152964 gene encoding cyclin-Y-like protein 1; its protein translation is MGNTVSCCVSPSGSPKLPRQVERLEDYQINTDLSDDTGPYLQHISDREVPDDLALESNPSDHARASTIFLSKSQTDVRDRRKSNHINHVSPGLLSKKYSSCSTIFIDDSTVSQPNLKSTIKCVTLAIYYHIKNRDSDRSLDIFDERMHPLSREQVPDDYSRTDPEHKLIYRFVRTLFSAAQLTAECAIVTLVYLERLLTYAELDICPSNWKRIVLGAILLASKVWDDQAVWNVDYCQILKDITVEDMNEMERHFLELLQFNINVPASVYAKYYFDLRSLADDNNLSFPLEPLSNERAQKLEAISRLCEDKYKDLSRVAMRRSLSADNLVGIRRSNAVLS